In Streptomyces sp. NBC_00433, a single genomic region encodes these proteins:
- a CDS encoding GTP cyclohydrolase II has protein sequence MSADAHPVPAVVTAVPPVAGVRTKVRVPLRFADGREATVDVFTFTGLADGKEHLALGIGDYENVAVPLVRPHSECLTGDVFGSQRCDCGPQLREALERIGEHGGYLLYLRQEGRGIGLYAKLDAYALQDEGLDTYEANLALGRGEDERDYTAAAQMLNALGVGEIRLLSNNPDKARQLARLGTRVAERVPTGVHVSDANVRYLRAKIEHTGHTLALPA, from the coding sequence ATGTCGGCAGACGCGCATCCGGTGCCCGCAGTCGTGACCGCTGTACCGCCAGTCGCGGGTGTCCGTACCAAGGTGCGTGTGCCGCTGCGGTTCGCCGACGGACGGGAAGCCACCGTGGACGTCTTCACCTTCACCGGCCTGGCGGACGGCAAGGAGCATCTGGCGCTCGGGATCGGCGACTACGAGAACGTCGCCGTGCCGCTGGTGCGGCCGCATTCGGAGTGCCTGACCGGTGACGTCTTCGGCTCCCAGCGCTGCGACTGCGGCCCGCAGTTGCGAGAGGCCCTGGAGCGCATCGGCGAGCACGGCGGCTATCTGCTCTACCTGCGCCAGGAGGGCCGCGGTATAGGCCTGTACGCGAAGCTCGACGCCTACGCGCTGCAGGACGAGGGCCTGGACACGTACGAGGCGAATCTGGCGCTTGGCCGGGGCGAGGACGAGCGCGACTACACCGCCGCGGCGCAGATGCTGAACGCTCTCGGGGTCGGCGAGATCCGGCTGCTGAGCAACAATCCCGACAAGGCGCGGCAGTTGGCGCGGCTCGGTACGCGGGTGGCCGAGCGAGTGCCGACCGGCGTGCACGTCTCCGACGCCAATGTCCGCTACCTGCGGGCCAAGATCGAGCACACCGGGCACACCCTCGCGCTGCCGGCCTGA
- a CDS encoding TetR/AcrR family transcriptional regulator, translating into MTAQASAARRTRLTPERERELYGAVVELLREVGYEALTMDAVAARTRSSKATLYRQWKGKPELVATALRHSKPVSLADIDTGSIAGDLHELIRCHDENEAKRDQELMRGLAHAAFRNEDLFRALRELLIEPELDSFRVLVQRAVDRGELAADNPARDFIPHMLFGGAMARPILEGIDADPEYSHRYIDAVVVPALGLA; encoded by the coding sequence ATGACAGCTCAGGCATCCGCCGCGCGTCGTACGCGCCTGACCCCCGAGCGCGAGCGCGAACTGTACGGGGCGGTCGTCGAGCTCCTGCGCGAGGTCGGCTACGAAGCGCTGACCATGGACGCGGTCGCCGCCCGTACGCGGTCCAGCAAGGCCACCCTCTACCGCCAGTGGAAGGGCAAGCCGGAACTGGTCGCCACCGCGCTGCGGCACTCCAAGCCGGTGTCGCTCGCGGACATCGACACCGGGTCGATCGCCGGTGACCTGCACGAGCTGATCCGGTGCCACGACGAGAACGAAGCCAAGCGCGACCAGGAACTGATGCGCGGCCTCGCGCATGCCGCCTTCCGGAACGAGGATCTTTTCCGCGCGCTGCGGGAATTGCTGATCGAGCCGGAGCTGGACAGTTTCCGCGTCCTGGTGCAGCGAGCCGTGGACCGCGGTGAGCTGGCGGCCGACAATCCGGCGAGGGATTTCATCCCGCACATGTTGTTCGGCGGCGCAATGGCGCGTCCGATTCTCGAGGGCATCGACGCCGATCCCGAATACAGCCACAGATACATCGACGCCGTCGTCGTCCCCGCGCTCGGTCTGGCGTAA
- a CDS encoding MMPL family transporter: protein MATFLYKLGRFAFRRRRYVVLVWIGLLAVAGVGAATAPSAPADNFTVPGTEAQKAFDLLHERFPGTNADGASARMVFRAPGGQKITTGPNKAAVEKVVAELGNSPQKATAADPYTADAVSKDGTTAYTTVTYQAKSAEITDATHTAIENAAQHGRDAGLTVEAGGTALQASPSTGNSEVIGVGIAAVVLLITFSSLVAAGLPLLTAIMGVGVGIASITALATTFGLSSTSSTLASMIGLAVGIDYALFIVSRHRHELMEGRDGEDAAGRAVGTAGSAVVFAGLTVLIALAGLSVVNIPMLTKMGLAAAGTVAIAVLIALTLIPALLGFAGPKVLTRKVRKGRAVADGKPNMGTRWARLVVRRRVPFLLAGVVALGLAAVPMSSMQLGLPDDGSQPVSTTQRKAYDMLSDGFGAGFNGPLMIVVDGAHSDHPEAAAQQVKKTISGFADVKTVTEPAFNPKGDAATLSVVPVSKPSSAQTEDLVHVIRGHSGEFTKTTGAEVLVTGTTAMNIDVSQRLNDALVPYLALVVGLAFLLLMIVFRSVLVPLKAALGFLLSVLAALGAVVAVFQWGWLAGLIGVEQTGPIMSMMPIFMIGVVFGLAMDYEVFLVTRMREAYVHGESPSQAVVTGFTHGARVVSAAAVIMISVFAGFIGSSESMIKMMGFGLAIAVAFDAFIVRMTIVPAVLALLGRAAWWLPRRLDRVLPNVDVEGEQLRKNLAVERQPVVEEEREPAVI, encoded by the coding sequence ATGGCCACTTTCCTCTACAAACTGGGCCGGTTCGCATTCCGGCGACGGCGATACGTCGTCCTCGTCTGGATCGGGCTGCTCGCCGTTGCCGGCGTCGGTGCCGCCACCGCGCCGTCAGCGCCGGCTGACAACTTCACGGTGCCGGGCACGGAGGCGCAGAAGGCCTTCGACCTGCTGCATGAACGTTTCCCCGGGACCAACGCCGACGGCGCGAGCGCCCGCATGGTCTTCAGGGCTCCGGGCGGCCAGAAGATCACCACAGGGCCGAACAAGGCGGCGGTGGAGAAGGTCGTGGCAGAGCTGGGGAACAGTCCGCAGAAGGCCACTGCCGCCGATCCGTACACCGCTGACGCGGTGAGCAAGGACGGCACCACCGCCTACACGACGGTCACCTACCAGGCGAAGTCCGCGGAGATCACCGATGCCACGCACACGGCGATCGAGAACGCCGCCCAGCACGGCAGGGACGCCGGGCTGACCGTCGAGGCGGGCGGGACCGCGCTGCAGGCGTCACCGTCCACCGGCAACAGCGAGGTCATCGGCGTCGGTATTGCCGCGGTCGTACTTCTGATCACGTTCAGTTCGCTGGTCGCGGCAGGGCTGCCGCTGCTGACCGCGATCATGGGTGTCGGCGTCGGTATCGCGTCGATCACCGCGCTGGCGACCACCTTCGGACTCTCCAGTACGTCGTCCACCCTCGCGTCGATGATCGGACTGGCGGTCGGCATCGACTACGCCCTGTTCATCGTCTCGCGCCACCGCCATGAGCTGATGGAGGGCCGCGACGGCGAGGACGCGGCAGGGCGCGCGGTCGGCACTGCCGGGTCCGCGGTCGTCTTCGCGGGTCTCACCGTGCTCATCGCCCTGGCCGGCCTGTCGGTCGTCAACATCCCGATGCTCACCAAGATGGGCCTCGCGGCGGCCGGCACCGTGGCGATCGCCGTACTCATCGCCCTGACCCTGATACCGGCGCTGCTCGGCTTCGCCGGCCCGAAGGTGCTCACCCGAAAGGTGCGCAAGGGCCGGGCGGTCGCCGACGGCAAGCCCAACATGGGGACCCGCTGGGCGCGGCTGGTGGTGCGGCGGCGTGTGCCGTTCCTGCTGGCCGGAGTGGTCGCTCTGGGCCTGGCGGCCGTCCCGATGAGCAGCATGCAGCTCGGCCTGCCGGACGACGGCTCGCAGCCGGTCAGCACCACTCAGCGCAAGGCGTACGACATGCTGTCCGACGGCTTCGGAGCGGGCTTCAACGGGCCGCTCATGATCGTGGTCGACGGCGCGCACAGCGACCACCCCGAGGCGGCGGCGCAGCAGGTCAAGAAGACGATCTCCGGCTTCGCCGACGTCAAGACGGTGACCGAGCCGGCGTTCAACCCCAAGGGTGACGCCGCGACGCTGAGCGTGGTGCCGGTGTCCAAGCCGAGCAGCGCGCAGACCGAGGACCTGGTGCACGTCATCCGCGGCCATTCGGGTGAGTTCACGAAAACCACCGGGGCCGAGGTGCTGGTGACCGGCACCACCGCGATGAACATCGACGTCTCGCAGCGGCTCAACGACGCTCTGGTGCCCTACCTGGCGCTCGTCGTCGGCTTGGCCTTCCTGCTGCTGATGATCGTGTTCCGTTCGGTGCTGGTGCCGCTCAAGGCCGCGCTCGGCTTCCTGCTGTCGGTGCTCGCGGCGCTCGGCGCCGTCGTGGCGGTCTTCCAGTGGGGCTGGCTGGCCGGCCTGATCGGGGTGGAGCAGACCGGGCCGATCATGAGCATGATGCCGATCTTCATGATCGGTGTGGTGTTCGGCCTCGCGATGGACTACGAGGTCTTCCTGGTCACCCGGATGCGTGAGGCGTACGTCCACGGTGAGTCGCCGAGCCAGGCGGTCGTCACTGGATTCACCCATGGCGCACGGGTGGTGTCGGCGGCCGCGGTCATCATGATCAGCGTCTTCGCCGGGTTCATCGGATCGTCTGAATCGATGATCAAGATGATGGGATTCGGCTTGGCGATCGCGGTGGCGTTCGACGCGTTCATCGTTCGTATGACCATCGTGCCCGCGGTGCTCGCGCTTCTCGGACGTGCCGCGTGGTGGCTGCCGCGGCGACTGGACCGCGTACTGCCCAATGTCGACGTGGAGGGCGAGCAGCTGCGCAAGAACCTCGCCGTAGAGCGGCAGCCGGTTGTCGAGGAGGAACGGGAGCCCGCTGTGATCTGA
- a CDS encoding YfhO family protein produces the protein MAVQKISPGAIDRLRASLLGIVSAVVAFCVGDAFAHNYPFGKNTRSVNDLGNQFVPYHAHLWDLLHGKADGGLLLNWQSGYGTSFLPDLGTYVSSPFALLVAVFPRDRIDLAVYAITVLKIGAAAAAMACLLLTLRPGRWWAAGLLGASYAMCGWTVAAASYNTMWLDGLIAFPLFCMVVEWARTGRRPFLSIAVVALGWTANFYIAYMATIGSALVLIALLLMEPDATRRHWLTSIGRASRSMVLGIGLTAPLLLTIVKGTKLAYPGTVQEFRPVAWADVFGRLLPGTYNFATPAVYLDTAALLLAFVLPFHPEVPRRTRLVWTGLVLAVTVSMQLKPTHLAWHAFATPNGSAYRQTFVLSGVMIIAAWLGLAHGLPKLRQIAWGAAVMGVVALVAIGADKGVTGAGTYPLFGVGLVLAVGALLLLRRAELVRSRALVVAAVIGLLVVQIGQSAFTNAWSDRKRIEVLDDYAPWGNRQNSQAAAIASADNWPEYRTDPGREQTVGNDPMMVGGEGAAYYSSLTPDIWTYTLASLGGGWTSHGRSLQSLDSPVTDVIFSVGARSHQPLDPHEPGNPQVKVPSTITRQQVPPLVTVHPSKPAAGYGDSPYRNQELLLGHSVYDTPGPIVLHDGDGNRVLPENGRFHLIGGYANPKRSTYKLEATCPAGDQAYLYTPSVFSHVQVPGGPNIRFTGRLTSRRAAAEHVGDALADGHVSLSMRVLENSTFGTDAVGCLNMGKLAAAEQQIAATAATSEQVTDDGITAQLPPGSRGFAVVAAPAITGWQCSAGNGSARAGRSYLGLLSVPLPADGSATSVSCSFSPPGLHQGEAVAGVSLLGIVALGGYGWWRRRRSGDAVGDGGSGLGASPEPVSAAMAEG, from the coding sequence ATGGCAGTCCAGAAAATCTCCCCCGGCGCGATCGACCGCTTGCGGGCGTCGCTGCTCGGCATCGTCTCCGCGGTCGTGGCCTTCTGCGTCGGCGACGCGTTCGCCCACAACTACCCCTTCGGGAAGAACACGCGGAGCGTCAACGACCTCGGCAACCAGTTCGTGCCGTACCACGCCCACCTCTGGGACCTGCTGCACGGCAAGGCCGACGGCGGGCTGCTGCTGAACTGGCAGTCCGGTTACGGCACCAGCTTCCTGCCGGACCTGGGCACCTACGTCTCCAGCCCGTTCGCCCTGCTGGTCGCCGTCTTCCCGCGGGACCGCATCGACCTCGCCGTCTACGCCATCACCGTGCTGAAGATCGGCGCGGCGGCCGCCGCCATGGCCTGCCTGCTGCTGACGCTGCGCCCGGGGCGCTGGTGGGCCGCAGGGCTGCTCGGCGCGTCGTACGCGATGTGCGGCTGGACGGTCGCCGCGGCGTCGTACAACACCATGTGGCTGGACGGCCTGATCGCCTTCCCGCTGTTCTGCATGGTCGTGGAATGGGCGCGGACAGGGCGGCGGCCGTTCCTGTCCATCGCGGTGGTCGCGCTCGGCTGGACAGCGAACTTCTACATCGCGTACATGGCCACGATCGGCTCTGCCCTGGTGCTGATCGCGCTGCTCCTGATGGAGCCCGACGCCACCCGGCGGCACTGGCTCACCTCGATCGGGCGCGCGTCGCGGTCCATGGTGCTCGGTATCGGGCTGACCGCGCCGCTGCTGCTGACGATCGTGAAGGGCACGAAGCTCGCCTACCCGGGCACGGTCCAGGAGTTCCGCCCCGTGGCCTGGGCAGACGTCTTCGGGCGGCTGCTGCCCGGCACGTACAACTTCGCCACGCCGGCGGTGTATCTCGACACCGCGGCGCTGCTGCTGGCCTTCGTGCTGCCCTTCCACCCGGAGGTGCCGCGGCGCACCCGTCTGGTGTGGACCGGCCTCGTGCTGGCTGTGACGGTGTCGATGCAGCTGAAGCCGACACATCTGGCGTGGCATGCGTTCGCCACTCCCAACGGCAGTGCCTACCGGCAGACCTTCGTGCTCAGCGGTGTGATGATCATCGCGGCCTGGCTGGGGCTCGCGCACGGCCTGCCGAAGCTGCGGCAGATCGCCTGGGGTGCCGCGGTGATGGGCGTCGTGGCGCTGGTCGCGATCGGTGCCGACAAGGGTGTGACAGGCGCCGGTACGTACCCGCTGTTCGGCGTCGGCCTGGTATTGGCGGTCGGTGCGCTGCTGCTGCTCAGGCGTGCCGAACTCGTACGCAGCAGGGCGCTCGTGGTGGCCGCCGTCATCGGGCTGCTGGTTGTGCAGATCGGGCAGTCGGCCTTTACCAACGCCTGGTCCGACCGCAAGCGCATCGAGGTGCTCGACGACTACGCGCCCTGGGGCAACCGCCAGAACTCGCAGGCCGCGGCAATCGCGTCGGCCGACAACTGGCCCGAATACCGCACCGACCCCGGCCGTGAGCAGACCGTCGGCAACGACCCGATGATGGTCGGCGGAGAGGGCGCCGCGTACTACAGCAGCCTGACGCCCGATATCTGGACCTACACGCTGGCGTCGCTCGGCGGCGGCTGGACCTCGCACGGGCGGTCGCTGCAGAGCCTCGACAGCCCGGTCACCGATGTGATCTTCTCCGTCGGGGCGCGTTCCCACCAGCCGCTGGACCCGCACGAGCCGGGCAACCCGCAGGTCAAGGTGCCGTCGACCATCACTCGGCAACAGGTGCCGCCGCTCGTCACCGTGCACCCCTCCAAGCCCGCAGCCGGCTACGGAGACTCGCCGTACCGCAACCAGGAACTGCTGCTCGGCCACAGCGTCTACGACACGCCGGGCCCGATCGTCCTGCACGACGGGGACGGCAACCGGGTGCTGCCGGAGAACGGCCGCTTCCACCTGATAGGCGGGTACGCCAACCCCAAGCGGAGCACCTACAAGCTCGAAGCGACGTGCCCGGCGGGTGACCAGGCCTACCTGTACACGCCGAGTGTGTTCAGCCATGTGCAGGTGCCCGGCGGTCCGAACATCCGCTTCACCGGGCGTCTGACCTCCCGGCGGGCCGCGGCCGAGCACGTCGGTGACGCGCTGGCTGACGGCCACGTGTCGCTGTCGATGCGCGTGCTGGAGAACAGCACGTTCGGCACCGACGCCGTCGGCTGCCTGAACATGGGCAAGCTGGCTGCCGCCGAACAGCAGATCGCCGCCACCGCCGCGACCTCCGAGCAGGTGACCGACGACGGCATCACCGCGCAGTTGCCGCCGGGATCGCGCGGATTCGCGGTCGTCGCGGCGCCGGCCATCACCGGGTGGCAGTGCTCGGCGGGCAACGGCAGTGCGCGTGCCGGACGGTCCTACCTGGGGCTGCTGTCCGTGCCGCTGCCGGCTGACGGCAGTGCGACGTCGGTGTCCTGTTCCTTCTCCCCGCCGGGGCTGCACCAGGGCGAGGCCGTCGCGGGGGTGTCGCTGCTCGGGATCGTCGCGCTCGGCGGCTACGGCTGGTGGCGGCGGCGACGTTCCGGCGACGCGGTGGGCGACGGCGGCAGTGGCCTCGGCGCGTCACCCGAACCGGTGAGCGCCGCCATGGCCGAAGGGTGA
- a CDS encoding methylated-DNA--[protein]-cysteine S-methyltransferase, giving the protein MTTTARTTTAATLTASAHTIMDSPIGPLTLVTREGGLAGLYMTQHRHMPPEETFGPRVDTADLPVLARTTEQLTAYFAGETTAFDIDLSTSGTPFQRRVWAALRDIPYGETVSYGELAAVLGQPTASRAVGLANGKNPISIIVPCHRVVGADGSMTGYGGGLERKRWLLSFENGSQQPVLG; this is encoded by the coding sequence ATGACGACGACGGCTCGCACGACCACAGCTGCGACCCTCACGGCATCCGCTCATACGATCATGGACAGTCCGATCGGCCCCCTCACCCTTGTCACCCGCGAGGGCGGCCTCGCGGGTCTGTACATGACGCAGCACCGGCACATGCCGCCGGAGGAGACCTTCGGCCCGCGGGTCGACACAGCCGATCTCCCGGTCCTGGCCCGTACCACCGAGCAGCTGACCGCGTACTTCGCCGGCGAGACCACCGCCTTCGACATCGACTTGTCGACATCAGGCACCCCGTTCCAGCGCCGGGTCTGGGCAGCCCTGCGCGACATCCCGTACGGCGAGACCGTCTCCTACGGCGAACTCGCCGCGGTCCTGGGGCAGCCCACCGCCTCCCGCGCGGTCGGCCTCGCCAACGGCAAGAACCCGATCAGCATCATCGTCCCCTGCCACCGGGTGGTCGGCGCCGACGGCAGCATGACCGGCTACGGCGGCGGCCTGGAGCGCAAGCGCTGGCTGCTGAGCTTCGAAAACGGCTCCCAGCAGCCGGTCCTGGGCTGA
- a CDS encoding helix-turn-helix domain-containing protein → MHTDFDACVRAVQSKDARFDGWFFTAVLTTRIYCRPSCPVVPPKVENMTFYPSAAAAQQAGFRACKRCRPDASPGSPQWNERADLVARAMRLIADGVVDRDGVPGLATRLGYSARQVERQLLAELGAGPLALARAQRAQTARLLIETTTMPMGEIAFAAGFSSIRTFNDTVREVFALAPGDLRARVAKGRPAATAGSIALRLPFRRPLTPDNLFGHLAATAVPGVEEWRAGAYRRTVRLPHGAAIVQLRPEIDHIGCRLWLTDWRDLAQAISRCRRLLDLDADPLAVDALLSADPVLAPLVAKAPGRRVPRVTDGPEFAVRAVLGQQISTAAARTHAGRLVAAYGDAVDDPAGGLTHLFPSPAALAGHDPAELAMPQSRRDTLAALLSALEGGGLDLDVGSDWQRARAQLGALPGFGPWTVESIAMRALGDPDAFLPTDLGVRYAARDLGLPATPAALTRHAAAWQPWRAYATQYLWATGDHPINVLPTDQPRLEGASR, encoded by the coding sequence GTGCATACGGACTTCGACGCCTGCGTTCGCGCCGTCCAGTCGAAGGACGCCCGATTCGACGGGTGGTTCTTCACGGCGGTGCTGACCACCCGCATCTATTGCCGGCCGAGCTGCCCGGTCGTGCCCCCGAAGGTCGAGAACATGACCTTCTACCCGAGCGCCGCCGCGGCGCAGCAGGCAGGCTTCCGCGCCTGCAAGAGGTGCCGCCCCGACGCCAGCCCCGGCTCACCGCAGTGGAACGAGCGCGCCGACCTGGTCGCCCGTGCCATGCGGCTGATCGCCGACGGCGTGGTGGACCGCGACGGCGTTCCCGGACTCGCCACCCGGCTCGGCTACAGCGCCCGCCAGGTCGAGCGCCAGCTGCTCGCCGAACTGGGCGCCGGCCCCCTCGCCCTGGCCCGCGCCCAGCGCGCTCAGACTGCCCGGCTGCTCATCGAGACCACCACCATGCCGATGGGAGAGATCGCCTTCGCGGCCGGCTTCTCCAGCATCCGCACCTTCAACGACACGGTCCGCGAAGTCTTCGCCCTGGCGCCGGGCGACCTGCGCGCCAGGGTCGCCAAGGGCCGTCCGGCGGCCACGGCGGGCTCCATCGCGCTGCGGCTGCCCTTCCGCCGCCCGCTCACCCCGGACAACCTGTTCGGCCACCTCGCGGCGACCGCGGTCCCCGGCGTCGAGGAATGGCGTGCGGGCGCGTACCGCCGCACCGTGCGCCTGCCGCACGGCGCCGCCATCGTCCAGCTGCGCCCGGAAATCGACCACATCGGCTGCCGGCTCTGGCTCACCGACTGGCGCGACCTCGCGCAGGCGATCAGCCGCTGCCGCCGGCTGCTGGACCTGGACGCCGATCCGCTGGCGGTGGACGCGCTGCTGTCCGCGGACCCGGTGCTCGCGCCGCTGGTGGCCAAGGCGCCGGGCCGGCGGGTGCCGCGGGTCACCGACGGGCCGGAATTCGCGGTCCGCGCGGTGCTCGGGCAGCAGATCTCGACGGCCGCGGCCCGCACGCACGCCGGACGCCTGGTGGCTGCCTACGGCGACGCCGTCGACGACCCCGCCGGCGGCCTGACCCACCTCTTCCCGTCCCCCGCCGCACTGGCCGGCCACGACCCCGCAGAGCTTGCGATGCCGCAGAGCCGCAGGGACACCCTGGCGGCGCTGCTGAGCGCCCTGGAGGGAGGCGGCCTCGACCTGGACGTCGGCAGCGACTGGCAGCGCGCACGGGCGCAACTGGGGGCCCTGCCGGGCTTCGGGCCGTGGACGGTCGAGTCGATCGCCATGCGGGCGCTCGGCGACCCCGACGCCTTCCTGCCGACCGACCTGGGCGTCCGCTACGCCGCCCGCGACCTCGGCCTGCCCGCCACACCGGCCGCACTGACCCGGCATGCCGCGGCCTGGCAGCCGTGGCGGGCTTATGCGACGCAGTACCTGTGGGCGACGGGCGATCATCCGATCAACGTCCTGCCCACCGACCAACCCCGACTGGAAGGCGCTTCTCGATGA
- a CDS encoding N-acetyltransferase translates to MDDGAAVTVADAPQARRYEAKLGDELAGTASYIRTPEVIAFIHTEVDDAHEGRGIGSALARTALDDARAQGLRVLAICPFIAGWLTRHPEYDDLQFVPESSVSD, encoded by the coding sequence ATGGACGACGGTGCGGCAGTGACCGTCGCCGACGCCCCGCAGGCCCGCCGCTACGAGGCCAAGCTCGGCGATGAGCTGGCCGGTACGGCCTCGTACATCCGCACACCCGAGGTGATCGCCTTCATCCACACGGAGGTGGACGACGCCCACGAGGGCCGCGGAATCGGCTCGGCACTGGCCCGTACCGCCCTGGACGACGCCCGCGCCCAGGGGCTGCGCGTACTGGCGATCTGCCCGTTCATCGCCGGATGGCTCACCAGGCACCCGGAATACGACGACCTGCAGTTCGTACCGGAGAGCAGCGTCTCCGACTGA
- a CDS encoding DUF2630 family protein gives MQQPHDASAEQAILGRISKMVADEKVLRDLLADAGPEGSDERARLTALEHELDQCWDLLRQRRALSEAGEDPGAARVRPSSTVEGYRS, from the coding sequence GTGCAACAGCCCCACGACGCCAGTGCGGAGCAGGCCATACTCGGCCGCATCAGCAAGATGGTCGCCGACGAGAAGGTGCTACGCGACCTGCTCGCCGACGCCGGACCGGAAGGCTCGGACGAACGCGCGCGCCTGACCGCGCTGGAACACGAACTCGATCAGTGCTGGGACCTGCTGCGGCAGCGCCGCGCCCTGTCGGAGGCCGGCGAGGACCCCGGCGCCGCCCGGGTCCGACCGTCCTCGACGGTGGAGGGCTACAGGTCGTGA
- a CDS encoding MerR family transcriptional regulator, translating to MEELAEAAGIPVRTLRFYRERRLLPPPRRDGRIAWYSESHLARLRTIAALLERGHTLGGIAELITAWENGRTLNGVAELLGLGGTLAAPWSDETPVVLTPQELADYFGEHASPENLTAALEIGYISVAGESALHTSRRLLDVSAALVHEGVPLAAVLAAGKEVRGHVDAIAELFTQVVKNHVLGPLDDVPPEQAQRISDAMQRLRPLAKDIVDAEMSLAMERRVRIEIDAWLRRQAAAQGPGAGAAHPGPRDVPPGPAAAG from the coding sequence GTGGAGGAACTGGCGGAAGCGGCCGGCATACCTGTCAGGACCCTGCGCTTCTACCGCGAGCGCCGCCTCCTTCCGCCGCCGCGCCGCGACGGCCGTATCGCCTGGTATTCCGAGAGCCACCTCGCCCGGCTGCGGACGATCGCCGCACTGCTGGAGCGCGGCCACACCCTCGGCGGCATCGCGGAGCTGATCACCGCGTGGGAGAACGGCCGCACCCTGAACGGCGTCGCCGAGCTGCTCGGCCTCGGCGGCACCCTCGCGGCCCCCTGGTCCGACGAGACCCCGGTCGTCCTGACCCCGCAGGAACTGGCCGACTACTTCGGCGAGCACGCCAGCCCGGAGAACCTGACCGCGGCGCTGGAGATCGGCTACATCTCCGTGGCGGGCGAGAGCGCCCTGCACACCAGCCGCCGCCTGCTCGACGTGTCGGCCGCGCTCGTGCACGAAGGCGTACCGCTTGCCGCGGTCCTTGCCGCGGGCAAGGAGGTACGCGGCCACGTCGACGCCATTGCCGAACTGTTCACCCAGGTCGTCAAGAACCACGTACTCGGGCCGCTGGACGATGTGCCCCCCGAGCAGGCCCAGCGCATCTCCGACGCCATGCAGCGCCTCCGCCCCCTGGCCAAGGACATCGTCGACGCCGAGATGTCACTGGCCATGGAGCGCCGGGTGCGTATCGAGATCGACGCCTGGCTGCGCCGCCAGGCGGCCGCGCAGGGCCCCGGAGCCGGCGCGGCGCACCCCGGGCCGCGGGACGTGCCGCCAGGACCAGCAGCGGCCGGCTGA